From the genome of Eucalyptus grandis isolate ANBG69807.140 chromosome 2, ASM1654582v1, whole genome shotgun sequence, one region includes:
- the LOC104422159 gene encoding LOW QUALITY PROTEIN: uncharacterized GPI-anchored protein At4g28100 (The sequence of the model RefSeq protein was modified relative to this genomic sequence to represent the inferred CDS: inserted 5 bases in 4 codons), which translates to MSLHPPFLISILLLLLTVLSPALSTADHPEPEPAIVQPLHVNPSPAATIPAFPEQSAAAGCPXDLPDELFRGVRSACGGGGSXGDLQRTRCCPVLAAWLYSAYSSTALGSAAAAAGAAGGGAGGRTPAYDMPLLPDDSETCVDGLGKAFRERGVALARPNETCDVVYCYCGIRLHPXSCPAAFSVNRRGKLVGDESVRRLERDCRSGNGFXGLGGCSKCLKGLHQLNRNTSDSSKLEEERTTKMRNKDCQLMGLTWLLAKNRTAYIHTVSAVLRALMMAEESSSHPQSCTLNSDGMPLAVDSSEISESSSLRALPSLVFS; encoded by the exons aTGTCCCTCCACCCACCATTCTTGATCtcgatcctcctcctcctcctcaccgTTCTCTCGCCGGCTCTCTCCACCGCGGACCacccggagccggagccggccATTGTCCAGCCACTCCATGTGAACCCATCACCGGCCGCCACCATCCCCGCCTTCCCGGAGCAGTCCGCCGCCGCGGGCTGCCC TGACCTCCCCGACGAGCTCTTCCGCGGCGTCCGGTCCGcttgcggcggcggcggct tgGGGGACCTCCAGCGCACCCGGTGCTGCCCCGTGCTGGCCGCGTGGCTCTACTCCGCCTACTCCTCCACCGCCCTGGGCAGCGCCGCCGCAGCAGCCGGCGCGGCCGGCGGAGGGGCGGGGGGCCGGACGCCGGCGTACGACATGCCGCTGCTGCCGGACGACTCGGAGACGTGCGTGgacgggctcgggaaggcgttCAGGGAGAGAGGGGTGGCGCTGGCGCGGCCGAACGAGACGTGCGACGTCGTGTACTGCTACTGCGGCATAAGGCTGCACC TGAGCTGCCCCGCGGCGTTCTCGGTGAACCGGCGGGGGAAGCTGGTCGGGGACGAGAGCGTGAGGAGGCTGGAGCGAGACTGCCGGAGTGGGAACGGGT CGGGTCTCGGCGGGTGCTCCAAGTGCCTGAAGGGTCTCCACCAG CTCAACAGGAACACTTCAGACTCAAGCAAACTGGAGGAGGAGAGGACCACCAAGATGCGCAACAAGGATTGCCAGCTGATGGGTCTCACGTGGCTCCTCGCCAAGAACCGGACCGCCTACATCCACACCGTCTCCGCGGTCTTACGAGCCCTCATGATGGCCGAGGAGAGCTCCTCCCACCCTCAGTCGTGCACGCTCAACAGTGACGGGATGCCCTTGGCGGTGGATTCGTCGGAGATCTCCGAGAGCTCGTCATTGCGCGCTCTCCCATCGCTCGTCT